The region TCAAGTGTATGCAAGTAAAATGGTTCAGGtgttaaaattgcaaataaatagaaaacaagTCACGTTAAGGAAAGGAAACGGCATAGATCATTTTGATTCCACTCTAATAGGCAATAGAAGATTGATCCTCTCACTACATCAATTATTATGCAAACATGCTTCGAAAGACGCACTTTCTACCATGCGTGAATAATTTACATCAATTAGCAAACATTATACAGTAGCAgttgataataaaatgttgaaaacAATTGGAAACGATAAAAGCTACATTTAATTCCGCTACGCCTTTCCAATTTTCATGGTCCAACTTCACTCCTGTTTCAATGAacgaaaagatttttaatacttttaaggAAAACTTCTGCATAAAATTGAACTCTTGCATAATTTCCTTAATCTTCAAtctggaaaatttattaatgggGCTCCATGATatgcataaaaatgaaactggactttgaaatataatttgttaatttaaatttcccgCGGGTTAGGCAGGAAATTGTTTAGCAATAGTAAAACAGCCAAGTCAAAAATAACCCAAAGTATGTAGCAGAAttcaaattgataaaataaaaaaaagatacattacaatttttgtactttgttatgtaatttaatatgtgCAATCTTTTTGTAGACCTTGCGTGCAAAATCCGTTTCCGGATGCTTTGAAAATGTATTCCAACGTTTCACCAATATTTATAACTGCGTTCATTAAGATCTGATGACGCACTAACATAATATAAAGAGAAACgtgcttttttaaaataaactatatatcGCAGTATAGTATTTAATCATCTGATTAAGAACCTTCTTTGAGATTAAAGCAGCTATTCTTTTTTAAGGTAAGAAATTCAAAGTacttttcttattaatatttcatcgcACAtcattaaaatcttttattctATCGTTTCagagttattttaatatcgaatgtcaaaaaaggaaaatttctgataaaaattgaagatcgTGACACAAAGTTATGAGACAGCATATGTAGATCGCAATGGGACGATCGCATGCTGCGTTCTGACATGAAAACCGGAATGACACTGCTACATCCTTGTCATTATCTTTTGCAATGCTTTCTACTTTCTGCACACGCGTTTACAAGTGTATTCATTTGAAACGTACATTGACCATGTGCGTCGGTCAGCTGAATTCCAACATATTAACGACAATGACCTAGGATACTTTATCCCTGTTTATAAATCACAAATAATCAAACACGTTGATCCAGTCGCTACAAACAATTACAGttgatatatttcatttcttcactttttttttgtaggaaatctatatttaaaatgacaGAAATAGATTTCAAAAACGATATTCTTTAATGCAATAGCAACCTCTGTTTTAGTAAATAACTtttctttattgaaattaaattgtaattgtaacaTGTAAGTGGCCTGTTGACACAGTTTTCTATTTGCCGCGAAAAAGGCATCTCCAGATCAGAGCATAAATTGTCCATTTCTAAGAGGCCATCAAATGACCGTGAAACGGTAAAAGTCGTACACGCGTAACAACGCGAGACATTAGTACAATACgaagaaagtaaaatgaaaatggaaaGTGGACAGTAAACTAATTCCAAGCGGACGCTTCTTTGATGTCGTTGCATATATGTAGAACATTCTGCCTTTTATGAGCCGCACGAAACACATGTGTGTCGTAttgcatatttattatatgtatattcttgGACAGTAAGTCTGAACTAAACATCGAGAAAAATCGAACCATCTTCGTGGAAaacacaaattatattttttttatcggaAAACGTTCCATGAATTTAAAATgcaaaagatagaaaattttataatttagatcatcatatttttagttatatttagtaagaaaaataaatcaaatttcataaataatttagttatgtaatatttttctacaattagaaaatagaaagattTTCTCGTTAATTGTGAAGAtaagattaaaatagaaagaatataaataagttATGATAAGGTATAAGCATGTGCGCTACACTTTCAAACTCAGAAATATTTGTGGTGCGAAAGTTGCAAAGATATGTAGTAATACCGGTTGCGGCTCAGCTTCACGCATCTTCACATGCTTGGCATATCCTGAATACGATGACAAGATTCTATGCAAGGACCTATTCTAGTTACTTTATCATAGTATTATAACCCTATACTTTGatgttagaaaattattcattttataagtCACAAATCATAATATGAATTTAACATAgagaagtaaattaaaaattgtacgagataatattcgtaatatattatgtattaatatatattagataatatattattattataatatattatctcatatatattaaattttgttaatttttccaattgaaaaatatattattatatcgaataCAACATAATCAATAAGAGTAAATAAATTGGTGTAATGAactattaaatgaaatactaAAGTAACACTAAACTCATCATGATGAAAATttcgttctctctttttcccgcTATCAAAATTGAATCTATGccaataaaaattgttctatATGCCACGCATGCGCTCAGTATCCTGAGAAAGTGCCAATTAAGGAGAAGTTCGATCCTATGCAACGCATCTATACATAGTATCTTACTTATGTAGATAACTTTGATTGCAATGTGACAAATTGCACTCTTTGCGATGAAATTATACAGAAAACATAACCATCACCATCAATTGGGGGAATTCAAATTCGACCGTATATTTCTACCTTACTATCGTTAACTGTAATTGCTTAGTCAATTGTGTTATCAACCaataataaaaagttgttTTAAAATCGAACCAACAACCATGACTTTTAGTGAGTACACGTATTAGCAAGATCAGAAATGTCAGCACGTAAATTTGGTATAacatacttttttattataaaatatttaagcgCAATAGgttaaataatagatataatgatttttattgatattgaAACATCATAATTTTTTTGGGAAATTATTGCTTTATATATTCGTTTACAGTAGTTATAGAACTATTTGcttttttatatactataatatttattttataaaccgataaattaaataatagcgATATATAAAATCGCACAAATAATTGAACAATGTGTAAGTTACATCAACtttatgtgaaatatatacacatctacaatatatgtataaatatataaattttgtttaacgtACTATTATccgaaatttttacaattctaaattttatcattaattattttattgtctaTTATGTAAAAAACTATGCATTAGATAAACCAATTTTATGTTTCTACTAACTggaatataaatgttttagTATACAAAAAACAATCAGTTCAACAATActatcataaataaatatctagaGCAACAATTCTTCAAACATTATTATATCTACATATTAGTATGAGTCattgtataaattgtataaaaagatTGTGCTTCTTTTGATACTACAAagtgatataataatattttaaataatatagtccaaatatattaaaaaattaatatttttccagtTAGAATTATTACACCCGATAGCATAGAATATCGTTATTTTCCTATCACAAAATCTCGCCTCAGGCTGAGTATGCAAGCTGCTCATGATGCAAGAATTTCCTTACGTACACATTTGGGTGGAGACTCAAATGTGTATGAGGTATGTCTATatcttgttaaaaataaatattatatttaccgAACACTTGCacataacataaatataaatatattctatattgaCAGATTATTATTGGAGGATGGAGAAACACAATGTCAGCCATTAAAAGGAATAACCAAGAACAAGATGTGGCAGAAGCAGAAACAAGAAACATATTAAATGCTCAGTATATGTTCAATATTTGGATTCAGTAAGAAACTAAAACTActcttatataaaaatatcactttATTCAAACCCGAAAGGAAACAGCAATTTAATTCTTAGATGGTGTTGTGATGGAACTTTAAAGATTGGTCGTCAAAATGGTGATGTTTTTCTAGCATACAAAGACAGAAATCcgtttgttataaattatatagggGTTAGCACAGCGTGGGGTGCAACTGGTGAATTTTTGATAGAAGGTATCTCTtacaaattaatcaaataatatttcaaattaataaacatgttattaaacattactattattaaacattattagaCATTTCTATATATCCATTTTAGAATCACCGTGTACATCTCTAGTTGTTAGGCAACAATTGGTAGACACTTGCTACTGTTGGATAGATTATAACGAATCGGATGGTCTTCCACAAAATGCTGTAATGGCCTCAGAAGATGGTTTGTATATAGGCCGCGTTCATCACAGAGATTCGATCACACCTGGTGGTATCAGAAATAATGTATGTACAATCCCATGGGGTGGAGCCTCTCacgataaaaaagattttcaaatattatgcGGCAAAGATGTGAATTGGGTAAAATCATGGGAAGGAAGTGTTCCTTTGTACGCTCTTCCTGCCGGTGAAACCGAAGATGGCCACGCTCTTTTTATAGGCAGAGTGTTACACGAAGGTGTATATCACATAGGAAAAATACAGCCGAATCATCAAATATGTTATATAGGCGTACACGGCCATGAAGAACGTTACATAGATTATGAAACTTTAGTCGTTTGTGATTATTATGCTGTGGAATATGTTGGTAGATAAAATTCTTCTTGTGGAAAATAgttatttttcatacaaattatttttttatgtcataaatatttatatgattgtAACTCTAATTTAATAgagataatatataaatttaaaagagaattataaatagtattatGACGGTATTAAAGaatgatgaaatatttactcAGAAATCTAATGGGATATAGTCTCATATGCAAGCTTTCATTGAATGATaccattaaaattttataagcaaTATAACATTGAAAGGAAACAAGATACTTTTCAAATAATGGAGAAgcaaattaattgattttcacgattttgaaaattatagatCAATTTTTTATGAGCATATACTAAATGCCATAAGGAGGACTgggaaagaaattacaaaaagatcCCAAAAgcgttctatatatatatatatatatacattgaaaatgataataaatattatcataattgtAATAAGTGTAAATACTATGTAGTATATGTGCTGACACAAGTGcacaataaatattacttatttataattttgaaatttattccatTCTTTATTATTGAGGACtaaaaattagataaatttgGATCCATTGGTATGAttaatactattatcttatcaACTGAATaagtatgtaatatattattgtaacgaacaaaaaataatgtttagaATCATCATCACCATTATTGATTCTTTTCTTATCTGtgattacaatttattactattaaaaaattaatatatatttgtaacatcATGAAGATAATTATTGTTTCTTAAGTGTAAATTGCTCTTCATCTACAGTATTCGTCAAACTTTGCTGCTCTCTGGACTTTAGatcattaatatcattatGATGCATGTGTATATTCATATTAACAACAACATGAATtggaaataaagtaatattttggattatttttaaaggatTATTCATAAAAACACTTCCTCCATAggataatatatttcttaagcCTCGACTACTGTATGAATAAGTGATATCACAGGCATTTTTTGAGATACATGTAACAATTCTTCCATAggataatatatttcttaagcCTTGGCTACTGTATGAATAAGTGATACCACAGGCATTTTTTGAAATACATGTAACACTTTGTAACATTTTTGCACCATATTGAACACTATTGTAAGTGTTTGTTCCAATACTCCCAATAGCTCCAGTAAAGTTGATGGATCTCAAAAGAGCGGatccatttttcaaataagTATTACGTAAACTGTTAGGCATATTGATTTgggttttctttatttttcactcAAAAATGTTATACAGAACTACTGCTTAATCAATAATTGTCACAATTATGGTACTCGATATCTCCGGAAATTAccgaatttaaatttacagtATGTGCAAATATCTAGATATATTTCTAGATAgtggaatttttatgaaatttattattagactgccgatttttatgcatttatagaaaatttgaaaatagaaaaatgcagagaatatacaaaaaaaaatgaaatacttaAAATACAGTATTCCTTATAATTTTAGTgcgtaaaacaaatttttgtctaggtcttatttttttaattatgtttgtaaaaatatagatttgtgtaaatatccgcagtctaataatTGTTATTCACATTTCATGttcataaaaagatttatgaaTCCGAACATTCCAATACTTTCGTGAACCACCATAATTGGGAACATTTCTTTTTGCTACCGCCCTGTATAATTCACTTCGCCAtctattcttattatttctaattctttgGTCTCAAAATTTACGTCGAGTATTCGTTCTATGTATTTCTTAAATCatagtattattttttgtattgcTTATCGGATAAATAACATACGTGAGAGTACTTTTCTGTTTATTGTCTATAATTTGTTACgtgatatattaatataattagcatataatattttattctgcgGTAAATAATAGTTGACAGTGTAAAGTAGATTAAAGATGTTTAATCAAAGCGGGGGACTACAAACTGGTACGTCGACTACTTCTAATCCAATGCAAGATTATGAGGTTGTCTCCCCACCTGATGATTCTGTCTCCAGTCTCGCATTTAGTCCTGCTTGTATTCCACAAAATTTCCTTGTTGCTGGCTCTTGGGATTGCAACGTTCGCTGTTGGGAAGTCGAGCAATCTGGCAAAACTGTTCCTAAATCAATGCAATCCATGGCTGCTCCAGTTCTTGATGTTTGTTGGAGTGAtgtaagtttttaaaattttttatattaaatttaacttttttaaGTTCATAATATCATTAAAGATTAATGTTTTCTTTGGGTTATTCAATTTAAAGTTCATTCTCTTTGAAACAGGATGGAACGAAAGTATTCATGGCGGGTTGCGACAAAACAGCAAAATGTTGGGATTTAGGTTCTAATCAGAGTATTCAAGTAGCACAACACGATGCACCTATTAAAACTTGTCATTGGATTAAAGCAACCACATATTCATGTCTTATGACTGGTTCTTGGGATAAAACCTTAAGAGtatgtttatatttctattattaaaaattcattatatatagtctatatatattgataattGGATATACTTTACAGTTTTGGGATCTGCGAAGTCCTAAGCCAGCAATGactataaatttaattgaaagatGTTACTGCGCTGatgttgtaaatatattcaatatttattctttattatatttgcaatgataattctttagaaattataactaatatttaataattgttataattgtTATAGGATTATCCAATGGCAGCAGTAGGAACTGCTGGACGTGGATTAATAGTTTATCAATTGGAAGGCAGTCCTCGAGAGTATAAGACGGTAgaactaaatttaaaatatcagtATCGATGTATCGCGATTTTTAGAGATAAGAAGAAAGTTCCAACTGGTTTTgcaattggcagtacagaggGTCGTGTAGCCATACACCATCTGAATCTAGGTTCAAAAGAAAACTTCACTTTCAAATGTCATAGAACAAACGGAACACCTAATGGATACCAGGATATCTATGCAGTCAGTATGAATTCGGTCGATTTATTTCTTGaatcttttaatattcattttaataattaaatatgaattttttaacgctTAGGTAAATGATATCGCATTTCATCCGGTTCATGGTACTATTGCAACCGTCGGAGGTGACGGTACGTTTGGATTTTGGGACAAAGATGCTAGAACTAAACTGAAGTCTTCAGAACCTATGGAGCAACCAATTACTCGATGTTGTTTCAATCACAATGgacaaatatttgcatatgCAGTGTCATACGATTGGTCAAAAGTAGTTATTAATCTTTctatacaattaaattttacataatcaaatgaatatttccttattttatactttaaataaaaatacttattCTATTTCAGGGTCATGAATACTATAATCCAGCAAAGAAGAACTCTATATTCCTTAGACCCTGCTTTGAAGAACTAAAACCTAAAGCGTCGCCATAAGAGGAACACTATATAATCAGGCTAAAAGGTTTCTGAATTCTGTGATGTTTTAAGatagattttataattacagaatatactgtttacattaataaattatagtttTCCTATCTTCTTTTTAGTTATACAAGTTTTTCaatgatatttcattataatacattGTAAATAGTTTCGATATACAATACAATTGTagtttacatttttcataatatatatatttgactATTTTTCACACAAGCTCATTGTACAAagatgtatatacatacgagAAGAGtcttgttcttttttcatgagtatagaaatgtaaaaaaataattccgaTAAAAACTC is a window of Bombus pascuorum chromosome 14, iyBomPasc1.1, whole genome shotgun sequence DNA encoding:
- the LOC132913902 gene encoding uncharacterized protein LOC132913902 isoform X2 → MTFIRIITPDSIEYRYFPITKSRLRLSMQAAHDARISLRTHLGGDSNVYEIIIGGWRNTMSAIKRNNQEQDVAEAETRNILNAQYMFNIWIQWCCDGTLKIGRQNGDVFLAYKDRNPFVINYIGVSTAWGATGEFLIEESPCTSLVVRQQLVDTCYCWIDYNESDGLPQNAVMASEDGLYIGRVHHRDSITPGGIRNNVCTIPWGGASHDKKDFQILCGKDVNWVKSWEGSVPLYALPAGETEDGHALFIGRVLHEGVYHIGKIQPNHQICYIGVHGHEERYIDYETLVVCDYYAVEYVGR
- the LOC132913902 gene encoding uncharacterized protein LOC132913902 isoform X1 yields the protein MSARKFVRIITPDSIEYRYFPITKSRLRLSMQAAHDARISLRTHLGGDSNVYEIIIGGWRNTMSAIKRNNQEQDVAEAETRNILNAQYMFNIWIQWCCDGTLKIGRQNGDVFLAYKDRNPFVINYIGVSTAWGATGEFLIEESPCTSLVVRQQLVDTCYCWIDYNESDGLPQNAVMASEDGLYIGRVHHRDSITPGGIRNNVCTIPWGGASHDKKDFQILCGKDVNWVKSWEGSVPLYALPAGETEDGHALFIGRVLHEGVYHIGKIQPNHQICYIGVHGHEERYIDYETLVVCDYYAVEYVGR
- the LOC132913898 gene encoding protein Rae1 → MFNQSGGLQTGTSTTSNPMQDYEVVSPPDDSVSSLAFSPACIPQNFLVAGSWDCNVRCWEVEQSGKTVPKSMQSMAAPVLDVCWSDDGTKVFMAGCDKTAKCWDLGSNQSIQVAQHDAPIKTCHWIKATTYSCLMTGSWDKTLRFWDLRSPKPAMTINLIERCYCADVDYPMAAVGTAGRGLIVYQLEGSPREYKTVELNLKYQYRCIAIFRDKKKVPTGFAIGSTEGRVAIHHLNLGSKENFTFKCHRTNGTPNGYQDIYAVNDIAFHPVHGTIATVGGDGTFGFWDKDARTKLKSSEPMEQPITRCCFNHNGQIFAYAVSYDWSKGHEYYNPAKKNSIFLRPCFEELKPKASP